A region from the Bacteroidota bacterium genome encodes:
- a CDS encoding FecR domain-containing protein — protein MKPDLPPDLRDAYDDADAADRAAGLWQALAAAAPNLSGIPSTEDALADLERRLDEPGTASSSATRVRADRPAIRTPRRRRRARWGVGIAAVLLTALTFGQWWAQQAVTLRAAPGEQVAATLPDGSTITLSGGTTLTYASGFRALGFRQADTRAVRLNGEAFFEVESGARPFVVTTFNAEMTVLGTRFNVQAYADDGDAATHVVLEEGSVAVNAGNTETTVVLAPGEATVVRANEGVVAPTAPVPVALDRALAWRDGGFVAEAQPLADVLRAVERRYGVTISTATNVPLDRQLTLYLGPRSAEALMNDLALAAGLRVEPRHGGFHVSPTVR, from the coding sequence ATGAAGCCTGATCTCCCACCCGACCTTCGCGACGCCTACGACGATGCCGACGCAGCAGACCGAGCTGCGGGCCTGTGGCAGGCACTCGCTGCCGCCGCGCCCAATCTCAGCGGCATCCCCTCCACGGAAGACGCACTGGCCGACCTGGAGCGCCGCCTGGACGAGCCCGGCACAGCGTCCTCCTCAGCGACACGTGTTCGTGCGGACCGTCCTGCAATCCGCACCCCGCGTAGACGTAGGCGAGCCCGCTGGGGCGTCGGTATCGCGGCGGTGCTGCTCACGGCGCTGACCTTCGGCCAGTGGTGGGCTCAGCAAGCAGTCACGCTGCGCGCTGCTCCCGGCGAGCAGGTCGCAGCCACGCTGCCCGACGGCTCGACGATCACGCTGAGCGGTGGGACGACGCTGACCTATGCGTCGGGCTTCCGGGCCCTCGGCTTCCGGCAGGCTGACACACGCGCCGTGCGTCTCAACGGTGAAGCGTTCTTCGAGGTCGAGTCTGGCGCGCGGCCTTTTGTCGTGACAACGTTCAACGCGGAGATGACGGTCCTTGGCACGCGCTTCAACGTGCAGGCATACGCCGACGATGGAGACGCTGCGACCCATGTCGTGCTGGAAGAGGGGTCGGTTGCGGTCAACGCGGGCAACACCGAAACCACGGTCGTACTCGCGCCCGGAGAAGCCACCGTGGTGCGCGCCAACGAGGGCGTCGTCGCTCCGACGGCACCCGTGCCTGTCGCGCTCGATCGGGCGCTTGCGTGGCGCGACGGCGGCTTCGTGGCCGAGGCGCAGCCGCTCGCCGATGTGCTCCGCGCCGTGGAGCGCCGCTACGGCGTCACGATCTCGACGGCGACGAACGTCCCGCTTGACCGACAGCTGACGCTCTACCTCGGCCCGCGCTCGGCGGAGGCCCTCATGAACGACCTGGCTCTCGCAGCCGGGCTCCGCGTCGAACCTCGCCACGGTGGCTTCCACGTGTCACCGACGGTACGATGA
- a CDS encoding DUF4856 domain-containing protein, translated as MRFNTTLPTLVLLLAALVFVGCDSDGSDDPGPDPGNGLIDVPATYNFTSTFEGQESESSVDIGGMVVRQLLLQDLKSTIDALAKPGATPITVAELNEIYDYDDDGRAILSGVPDGLTRGATTYEEISTGKNLRGRKGADATLLYSAGLVGAADVTVNDVMQAYFQIIADNSNDPAKLGTPAVYTTDDGVDLTQMINKILIGAILFDQLSNKYLADILDRDNTEPRDEGKPDTEQEHRFDEAYGYFGAARNYRTYTDDMLAGGVTDFAQDSNGDGVLDYTTEYNFGIARNAGKRDKGGVGVNFTEEIFEAFLRGRTAVVNGNLTELAAAREDASQGFEKVIAATAVHYINDTLTEMEGLTQAEVDGKNDVSLNKFWGEMKGFTYALQFSYRGDGGFTGGALNIISLSDLQQIHALMGNAPVYALPGSAEYDAYVADLNQAKDIFQAAYGFSQTNMDQW; from the coding sequence ATGCGCTTCAACACAACCCTACCTACGCTGGTGCTGCTTCTGGCAGCGCTGGTCTTTGTCGGCTGCGACAGCGACGGCTCCGACGACCCAGGCCCGGACCCGGGCAACGGCCTGATTGACGTCCCGGCGACTTACAACTTCACCAGCACCTTCGAGGGCCAGGAGAGCGAAAGCTCCGTCGACATCGGCGGCATGGTCGTCCGCCAGCTACTCCTCCAGGACCTCAAGTCCACGATCGACGCCCTCGCCAAGCCGGGCGCCACGCCGATCACGGTCGCGGAGCTCAACGAGATCTACGACTATGACGACGACGGCCGGGCCATCCTCTCGGGCGTGCCGGACGGCCTTACCCGCGGCGCGACGACCTACGAGGAGATCTCGACCGGCAAGAACCTCCGCGGTCGCAAGGGCGCCGACGCCACGCTGCTCTACAGCGCCGGCCTCGTCGGGGCTGCGGACGTCACCGTCAACGACGTGATGCAGGCCTACTTCCAGATCATCGCGGACAACTCCAACGACCCCGCGAAGCTCGGAACGCCGGCCGTCTACACGACCGACGACGGCGTGGACCTCACCCAGATGATCAACAAGATCCTCATCGGGGCCATCCTCTTCGACCAGCTCTCGAACAAGTACCTCGCCGACATCCTGGACCGGGACAACACGGAGCCGCGTGACGAGGGCAAGCCCGACACCGAGCAGGAGCACCGCTTCGACGAGGCCTACGGCTACTTCGGCGCGGCGCGGAACTACCGCACCTACACCGACGACATGCTCGCGGGCGGCGTGACCGACTTCGCCCAGGACAGCAACGGAGACGGCGTGCTCGACTACACGACGGAGTACAACTTCGGCATCGCCCGCAACGCTGGGAAGCGTGACAAGGGCGGCGTCGGCGTCAACTTCACCGAGGAGATCTTCGAGGCCTTCCTGCGCGGCCGCACGGCGGTCGTCAACGGCAACCTGACCGAACTGGCTGCCGCTCGCGAGGACGCCTCGCAGGGCTTCGAGAAGGTCATCGCTGCCACGGCGGTGCACTACATCAACGACACGCTCACGGAGATGGAAGGCCTGACCCAGGCCGAGGTCGACGGCAAGAACGACGTCAGCCTCAACAAATTCTGGGGCGAGATGAAGGGCTTTACCTATGCGCTCCAGTTCTCCTACCGCGGCGACGGCGGCTTCACGGGCGGCGCGCTCAACATCATCAGCCTGAGCGATCTCCAGCAGATCCACGCGCTGATGGGCAATGCGCCGGTCTACGCCCTCCCGGGCTCGGCTGAGTACGACGCCTACGTGGCGGACCTCAACCAGGCCAAGGACATCTTCCAGGCGGCGTATGGCTTCTCGCAGACCAACATGGACCAGTGGTAG
- a CDS encoding sigma-70 family RNA polymerase sigma factor, which yields MAPLPTPPSSTDDPTLSALCRRIRASDRAAFADLFRTLRVSLVRYATSFTGDAAAAHDLVQDVFLKLWQMRTDLDPSQPIQGLLFRMARNRALNLQRNRRRRRAKHDSIRLENESSLAPVERVDADRLAARLRSWMADLPDRQREAISLTRFQHLSHDQAAAVMGCAPRTVNNHIVRGLATIQARLDAFNAADRA from the coding sequence GTGGCCCCGCTTCCTACCCCCCCATCCTCGACGGACGATCCCACGCTCTCGGCACTCTGCCGCCGTATCCGAGCGTCTGATCGCGCGGCCTTCGCCGACTTGTTCCGTACCCTTCGCGTGTCGCTCGTTCGGTACGCCACCTCGTTCACGGGCGATGCCGCTGCGGCGCACGATCTCGTGCAGGATGTCTTCCTCAAGTTGTGGCAGATGCGGACCGACCTCGACCCTAGCCAGCCGATCCAGGGCTTGCTCTTTCGCATGGCACGCAACCGCGCCCTCAACCTCCAACGCAACCGCCGCCGCCGAAGGGCTAAGCACGACAGCATCCGCCTTGAGAATGAATCCTCCTTGGCTCCAGTCGAGCGCGTTGACGCTGACCGGCTCGCCGCTCGCCTTCGGTCATGGATGGCGGACTTACCTGACCGCCAGCGCGAGGCGATCTCGCTCACCCGCTTTCAGCATTTGAGCCATGATCAGGCTGCGGCTGTGATGGGCTGCGCGCCGCGGACTGTCAATAACCACATCGTCCGCGGCCTCGCGACGATCCAAGCCCGACTCGACGCCTTCAATGCTGCTGATCGAGCCTAA
- a CDS encoding TonB-dependent receptor, translated as MSQLKDAQVTGRVVEAGTGTPVVGATVTAVNAGFRGAATDVEGRFQLTLPEGRVVLEVRSIGFATKRIVVVAGSDDARGLRIDLDVAAVEIEGIEVLATRGQAYERLPGTATLVSAADVEQLQPIGTQELLEFVPGVNSAADDGFGNARLSIGIRGLNPRRSSRVLVLEDGIPIQPAVYVYPNMYYNPPVERIDRVEVIKGSSTIRYGPQTMGGVINYITSRPRQSFGGEGQVIVGENGYVSAFGEVGGFGTRDFVPELQLLAKRGDGFRENNGFYQLNATAKATIRVSPQSTLFLKANGNIEDYGATYTGLTEFTFGDDATFNPKDDDTFLVRRAALDAIYNRALSPRLASLTRAYINVFDRRWWRENDVFIRAADLDAYNQDPTSVTFVSPFAITDASEVVRVGNGRNNFGILRTFYAAGVEHTYTWQHSLLGAASELEAGARLHVERFVDDRVLGDATDAREGVYTQPDEDDPDTEVIATNPAAGVVAKAQNYETAALAVFAQQRMTFGSLQVTPGVRVEAFEQERVDRLQGSTLDDNTTLVVLPGIGMNYQIGATNLFGGVHRGFTPPSSGALTIVDFGGAADEGGLDVEAEKSWNFELGVRTATPLVAAEVAGFFLHIDDLVAAGRGTAFRNLGSARTYGLEVAGTVNGGVLGPLPTLHLAYTLLNTEVLDGVIPSALSNNALADLEGNELPYAPRHTVAVGLSQTVRGVTARVDARYVSEVFTDFENLDFTTGRGDTGPVPDYVVLNASIRVPVGDRLVAQLTGKNLLDEVYIGSRLHSNPRQVTANASSGILPGPRRQLNLSLKYRF; from the coding sequence ATGTCACAGCTGAAGGACGCTCAGGTGACGGGTAGGGTCGTAGAGGCTGGGACCGGCACGCCTGTCGTCGGTGCCACGGTCACGGCGGTGAATGCAGGCTTCCGAGGAGCGGCAACGGACGTTGAGGGGCGTTTTCAACTGACTCTTCCCGAAGGACGGGTCGTCCTCGAAGTGCGCTCCATCGGCTTTGCCACGAAGCGCATCGTCGTGGTTGCGGGCAGCGATGACGCACGCGGCCTCCGCATCGACCTGGACGTGGCTGCGGTCGAGATCGAAGGCATCGAGGTGCTCGCGACGCGGGGGCAGGCCTATGAGCGCCTCCCGGGCACCGCGACCCTCGTGAGTGCCGCCGATGTCGAGCAACTTCAGCCGATTGGGACGCAAGAGCTCTTGGAATTTGTCCCTGGCGTCAACTCGGCGGCGGACGACGGCTTCGGCAACGCGCGGCTTTCGATCGGCATCCGCGGACTCAACCCGCGCCGCTCCTCCCGCGTGCTCGTCCTCGAAGACGGCATTCCGATCCAACCGGCCGTCTACGTCTACCCCAATATGTACTACAACCCGCCCGTCGAGCGCATCGACCGGGTGGAGGTCATCAAGGGAAGCAGCACCATTCGCTACGGCCCGCAGACAATGGGGGGCGTGATCAACTACATCACGAGCCGTCCGCGTCAGTCGTTCGGCGGCGAGGGCCAGGTCATCGTCGGCGAAAACGGCTATGTGAGCGCCTTCGGCGAAGTCGGTGGCTTCGGAACGCGCGACTTCGTTCCTGAACTCCAACTGCTCGCCAAGCGAGGCGACGGCTTCCGCGAGAACAACGGCTTCTACCAGCTCAACGCCACCGCGAAAGCCACCATCCGTGTCAGCCCACAAAGCACACTCTTCCTCAAGGCCAACGGCAACATCGAGGACTACGGCGCGACCTACACCGGCCTGACTGAGTTCACGTTCGGCGACGACGCGACCTTTAACCCAAAGGACGACGACACCTTCCTGGTGCGCCGCGCCGCGCTCGACGCGATCTACAACCGTGCGCTCAGTCCGCGCCTGGCCTCGCTCACGCGTGCCTACATCAATGTCTTCGACCGCCGCTGGTGGCGCGAGAACGACGTCTTCATCCGCGCAGCCGACCTCGACGCGTACAACCAGGACCCGACCAGTGTCACGTTTGTGAGTCCGTTTGCCATCACGGATGCCTCCGAGGTGGTCCGCGTGGGCAACGGGCGCAACAACTTCGGCATCCTGCGCACCTTCTACGCCGCAGGCGTCGAGCACACCTACACTTGGCAGCATAGTCTGCTTGGCGCCGCCTCGGAACTCGAAGCAGGAGCACGTCTCCACGTCGAGCGCTTCGTCGACGACCGCGTGCTCGGCGACGCCACGGATGCGCGCGAGGGCGTCTACACGCAGCCCGACGAGGACGACCCAGATACGGAGGTCATCGCGACCAACCCGGCGGCGGGGGTCGTCGCTAAGGCGCAGAACTACGAGACTGCAGCCCTCGCAGTGTTCGCGCAACAGCGGATGACGTTTGGGTCGCTCCAGGTCACACCGGGCGTCCGCGTTGAGGCGTTTGAGCAGGAGCGCGTGGATCGGCTTCAGGGTAGCACGCTTGATGACAACACGACGCTCGTGGTGCTCCCCGGCATCGGCATGAACTACCAGATTGGCGCGACGAATCTGTTTGGCGGCGTCCACCGCGGCTTCACGCCGCCGTCGAGCGGCGCGCTCACCATCGTGGACTTCGGCGGAGCCGCCGACGAGGGGGGGCTCGACGTGGAGGCTGAGAAGAGCTGGAATTTCGAGCTCGGCGTCCGCACGGCCACGCCGCTCGTAGCCGCCGAGGTGGCGGGCTTCTTCCTCCACATTGATGACCTCGTGGCAGCGGGCCGGGGTACGGCCTTCCGCAACCTGGGCAGCGCGCGCACCTATGGCTTGGAGGTAGCAGGTACCGTCAACGGCGGGGTCCTTGGTCCCCTTCCCACACTCCACCTCGCCTACACGCTACTCAACACGGAAGTGCTTGACGGCGTGATTCCCTCGGCGCTCTCGAACAACGCCCTCGCCGACCTCGAGGGCAACGAGTTGCCCTACGCGCCGCGCCACACCGTCGCCGTGGGTCTCTCGCAGACCGTGCGCGGCGTCACGGCGCGCGTCGATGCTCGCTACGTGAGCGAGGTCTTCACCGACTTCGAGAACCTTGATTTCACGACTGGGCGCGGCGACACCGGCCCTGTCCCCGACTACGTAGTGCTGAACGCAAGCATCCGCGTGCCTGTGGGCGACCGCCTCGTAGCCCAACTCACCGGTAAGAACCTCCTCGACGAAGTCTACATCGGCTCGCGGCTCCACTCGAACCCACGACAGGTGACGGCCAACGCGAGTTCGGGCATCCTGCCTGGCCCTCGCCGTCAGCTCAACCTGAGCCTCAAGTACCGCTTCTAG